From Microlunatus capsulatus, a single genomic window includes:
- the purL gene encoding phosphoribosylformylglycinamidine synthase subunit PurL translates to MADTVENAAATPDQAQPWAELGLTEDEYRRIREILGRRPSSSELAMYSVMWSEHCSYKSSKVHLRRFGELSQDTPAGRLLAGIGENAGVVDIGQGYAVTFKIESHNHPSYVEPHQGAATGVGGIVRDILAMGARPVGVMDALRFGPLDEPDTHRVLPGVVSGVGGYGNCLGLPNIGGEVVFDRSYLGNPLVNALCVGVLRHEDLHLAKATGAGNQVILYGAATGGDGIGGASILASETFDADKPSKRPAVQVGDPFMEKLLIECTLELFAAGVVTGIQDFGAAGISCATSELAAAGDGGMHVELDRVPLRDPSLAPEEILMSESQERMMAVVEPDDVERFLEICAKWDVQATVVGEVTEDDRLVIEWHGETVVDVDPRTVAHEGPVYQRPYARPAWQDEVQADGVDALSRPTTGDALAETLLRLVGSPNLCDKSWVTNQYDRYVRGNSVLAQPEDAGMLRIDEETGLGVALSTDCNGRFALLDPYAGAQLALAEAYRNVAVTGAQPVAVSDCLNFGSPEDPAVMWQFTEAIAGLVDGCKVLGTPVTGGNVSFYNQTGSTPILPTPVVGVMGVIDDVRRRTPVGFAADGDVVLLLGDTRDELAGSAWADVVHDHLGGRPPVVDLAHEMRLAAVLVEAGRRGLLSSAHDLADGGLAQALVESCLRRGHGVAVELPGSADPFVQLFSESAGRVLVSLPAAQADALAALCAEHDVPLHALGRVTGTEEATLAVAGQFTLSLEQVRATWSATLPAVLAADPVAVVAAGA, encoded by the coding sequence GTGGCGGACACGGTCGAGAATGCGGCGGCGACCCCGGACCAGGCGCAGCCCTGGGCCGAGCTGGGGCTCACGGAGGACGAGTACCGGCGGATCCGCGAGATCCTCGGCCGGCGGCCCTCCTCGTCGGAGCTGGCGATGTACTCGGTGATGTGGTCCGAGCACTGCTCGTACAAGTCGTCCAAGGTGCACCTGCGGCGCTTCGGCGAGCTCAGCCAGGACACCCCGGCCGGCCGGCTGCTGGCCGGCATCGGGGAGAACGCCGGCGTCGTCGACATCGGCCAGGGCTACGCGGTCACCTTCAAGATCGAGTCCCACAACCACCCCAGCTACGTCGAGCCCCACCAGGGCGCGGCCACCGGCGTCGGCGGCATCGTCCGCGACATCCTCGCCATGGGCGCCCGCCCGGTCGGGGTGATGGACGCGCTCCGCTTCGGCCCGCTGGACGAGCCCGACACCCACCGCGTGCTGCCCGGCGTCGTCTCGGGCGTCGGCGGCTACGGCAACTGCCTGGGCCTGCCCAACATCGGCGGCGAGGTCGTCTTCGACCGCAGCTACCTCGGCAACCCGCTGGTCAACGCGCTGTGCGTCGGGGTCCTGCGGCACGAGGACCTGCACCTGGCCAAGGCCACGGGCGCGGGCAACCAGGTGATCCTCTACGGCGCCGCCACGGGTGGCGACGGCATCGGCGGGGCCTCGATCCTCGCGTCGGAGACCTTCGACGCCGACAAGCCCTCCAAGCGGCCGGCCGTCCAGGTGGGCGACCCGTTCATGGAGAAGCTGCTCATCGAGTGCACGCTCGAGCTGTTCGCCGCGGGCGTGGTCACCGGCATCCAGGACTTCGGCGCCGCCGGCATCTCCTGCGCCACGTCCGAGCTGGCCGCGGCCGGGGACGGCGGCATGCACGTCGAGCTCGACCGGGTGCCGCTGCGGGACCCCTCGCTGGCTCCGGAGGAGATCCTCATGAGCGAGTCGCAGGAGCGGATGATGGCCGTCGTCGAGCCCGACGACGTCGAGCGGTTCCTCGAGATCTGCGCCAAGTGGGACGTCCAGGCCACCGTCGTCGGCGAGGTCACCGAGGACGACCGGCTGGTCATCGAGTGGCACGGGGAGACCGTCGTCGACGTCGACCCGCGCACCGTCGCCCACGAGGGCCCGGTCTACCAGCGGCCCTACGCCCGGCCCGCCTGGCAGGACGAGGTGCAGGCCGACGGCGTCGACGCGCTGTCCCGGCCCACCACCGGCGACGCGCTGGCCGAGACCCTCCTGCGGCTGGTCGGCTCGCCCAACCTCTGCGACAAGTCCTGGGTCACCAACCAGTACGACCGCTACGTGCGGGGCAACTCGGTGCTGGCCCAGCCCGAGGACGCCGGCATGCTGCGGATCGACGAGGAGACCGGCCTCGGCGTGGCGCTCTCCACCGACTGCAACGGCCGCTTCGCCCTGCTCGACCCCTACGCCGGCGCGCAGCTGGCGCTGGCCGAGGCCTACCGCAACGTCGCCGTCACCGGGGCGCAGCCGGTCGCCGTCAGCGACTGCCTGAACTTCGGCTCGCCCGAGGACCCGGCCGTCATGTGGCAGTTCACCGAGGCCATCGCCGGCCTGGTGGACGGCTGCAAGGTCCTCGGCACCCCGGTCACCGGGGGCAACGTCAGCTTCTACAACCAGACGGGCAGCACGCCGATCCTGCCGACGCCCGTCGTCGGCGTGATGGGTGTCATCGACGACGTCCGGCGGCGGACCCCGGTCGGGTTCGCGGCCGACGGCGACGTGGTGCTGCTGCTGGGCGACACCCGCGACGAGCTGGCCGGCTCCGCGTGGGCCGACGTCGTGCACGACCACCTCGGCGGTCGCCCGCCCGTCGTCGACCTGGCGCACGAGATGCGGCTGGCCGCGGTGCTGGTGGAGGCCGGACGGCGCGGGCTGCTGAGCAGCGCGCACGACCTCGCCGACGGCGGCCTGGCCCAGGCGCTCGTCGAGTCCTGCCTGCGGCGCGGGCACGGCGTCGCCGTCGAGCTGCCGGGGTCCGCGGACCCGTTCGTCCAGCTGTTCTCCGAGAGCGCGGGCCGGGTGCTGGTCTCGCTGCCGGCCGCGCAGGCCGACGCGCTGGCCGCGCTGTGCGCCGAGCACGACGTGCCCCTGCACGCGCTCGGCCGGGTGACCGGCACCGAGGAGGCGACCCTCGCGGTCGCCGGTCAG